A stretch of Candidatus Sulfotelmatobacter sp. DNA encodes these proteins:
- a CDS encoding Crp/Fnr family transcriptional regulator: MVRENKVWYLRRSRLFERVGEDVLSGCNHLFTILERGRRTMLFEQGDPAGTVYFLKRGRVRLSRVTADGKEVTIAILGQGDVFGEEALFGETERKTIATVIEDALVCTSRAQDLFGLIATQPAIALNMARYLHEQRDEAISTIEDLAALKVPDRIVRLFQRLADEHGVREQNGNVRITLKLTHADIASLVGSTRETVSVEVGKLRDAGRLTMAGAEFVVLQAAAIGA, encoded by the coding sequence ATGGTCCGTGAGAACAAGGTCTGGTATCTGCGCCGGAGCCGGCTCTTCGAGCGGGTGGGCGAGGACGTGCTCTCGGGCTGCAACCACCTCTTCACCATCCTCGAGCGCGGACGGCGAACGATGCTCTTCGAGCAAGGCGATCCGGCCGGCACCGTCTACTTCCTCAAGCGCGGTCGCGTGCGGCTCTCGCGCGTCACCGCCGACGGGAAGGAAGTGACGATCGCGATCCTGGGCCAGGGCGACGTCTTCGGCGAGGAAGCGCTGTTCGGCGAGACCGAGCGCAAGACGATCGCGACCGTCATCGAGGACGCGCTGGTGTGCACCTCGCGCGCGCAAGACCTGTTCGGGCTGATCGCGACGCAGCCGGCGATCGCGCTCAACATGGCGCGCTATCTGCACGAGCAGCGCGACGAGGCGATCTCGACGATCGAGGACCTGGCGGCGCTCAAGGTGCCGGATCGCATCGTGCGCCTGTTCCAACGCCTGGCCGACGAGCACGGCGTGCGCGAACAGAACGGCAACGTGCGCATCACGCTCAAGCTCACCCACGCCGACATCGCCTCGCTGGTCGGCTCGACGCGCGAGACGGTCTCGGTCGAGGTCGGCAAGCTGCGCGACGCCGGCCGGTTGACGATGGCCGGGGCCGAGTTCGTCGTCCTCCAGGCGGCGGCGATCGGCGCTTAG
- a CDS encoding glycosyltransferase family 4 protein, producing MPDGSLAGLRVAILAPISWPAPPPGYGPWEQVASDIARGMVARGLDVTLFATGNSRSPGKLASVIPVGLNEDPALNGEVSVELHIASLFARAREFDLIHNNLDWKPLLYALATDAPPLLTTVHGFSSPPILGAYYAGAARSFYCSISDADRDPGLAYLATTYNGVDPNAWTFREHPGDYLLFFARFHPEKGAHLAIEVARRAGVRLKMAGIPHDEAYFREQVAPYIDGDAVQYLGHVQGAARDELVGGALALVHLTTRPERFGLTLIEAMACGTPVLGARMGSIPEIVVDGVTGYLCDDVAQAVARVPDLATLSRRACRAHVEATFSLERMTERYLAAYAEALRLCLPPPPTDEQLRWRAHDWWDRPQAFTDLPPKPRSR from the coding sequence GTGCCTGACGGCAGTCTGGCCGGACTGCGCGTCGCGATCCTCGCGCCGATCAGCTGGCCGGCGCCGCCGCCCGGCTACGGCCCGTGGGAGCAGGTCGCCTCCGACATCGCCCGCGGCATGGTCGCGCGGGGACTGGACGTCACGCTGTTCGCGACCGGCAACTCGCGCAGCCCCGGCAAGCTCGCATCCGTGATCCCCGTCGGACTCAACGAAGACCCGGCGCTCAACGGCGAGGTCAGCGTCGAGTTGCACATCGCCTCGCTGTTCGCGCGCGCGCGCGAGTTCGATCTGATCCACAACAACTTGGATTGGAAGCCGCTGCTCTACGCGCTGGCGACCGACGCGCCGCCGCTGCTCACGACCGTGCACGGCTTCTCCTCGCCGCCGATCTTGGGCGCGTACTACGCCGGCGCGGCGCGCTCGTTCTACTGTTCGATCAGCGACGCCGATCGCGACCCGGGCCTGGCGTACCTGGCGACGACCTACAACGGCGTCGACCCCAACGCGTGGACGTTTCGCGAGCACCCCGGCGACTATCTGCTGTTCTTCGCGCGCTTCCACCCCGAGAAGGGCGCGCACCTGGCGATCGAGGTCGCCCGCCGCGCGGGCGTGCGTCTGAAGATGGCCGGCATTCCGCACGACGAGGCATACTTTCGCGAGCAGGTCGCGCCGTACATCGACGGCGACGCGGTGCAGTACCTCGGCCACGTGCAAGGCGCCGCGCGCGACGAGCTGGTCGGCGGCGCGCTGGCGCTGGTGCACCTGACGACGCGGCCGGAACGCTTCGGTCTGACGCTGATCGAGGCGATGGCGTGCGGCACGCCGGTGCTGGGCGCGCGCATGGGCTCGATCCCCGAGATCGTCGTCGACGGCGTGACCGGCTATCTGTGCGACGACGTCGCGCAAGCCGTCGCGCGCGTGCCGGACCTGGCGACGCTCTCGCGCCGCGCGTGCCGCGCGCACGTCGAGGCGACCTTCTCGCTCGAGCGGATGACGGAGCGCTATCTCGCCGCCTACGCCGAGGCGCTGCGCTTGTGCCTGCCGCCGCCCCCGACCGACGAACAGCTGCGCTGGCGCGCCCACGACTGGTGGGACCGGCCGCAGGCGTTTACCGACCTCCCGCCCAAGCCGCGCAGCCGCTGA
- a CDS encoding TetR/AcrR family transcriptional regulator, translating to MSAEVKRPRTKPAAVRREELLDAAERRFVAHGVAATSVEEIVADAGVAKGTFYLYFDAKEALLPALRDRYATAFRVTLASAVARRKPDDWAGRLRTWVEVAVTDYLERAALHDVVFHTGGARVLDHHGDFPVVDDLAALLREGARAGAWSAETPRQTALMLFHALHGAVDDTIAGSEPVDRKRLTVALVRFFRRAVAAV from the coding sequence ATGAGCGCCGAAGTGAAGCGCCCGCGCACCAAGCCGGCGGCGGTGCGGCGTGAGGAGCTGCTCGACGCGGCCGAACGGCGCTTCGTCGCGCACGGCGTCGCCGCGACCAGCGTCGAGGAGATCGTCGCCGACGCGGGCGTCGCGAAGGGCACGTTCTACCTGTACTTCGACGCCAAGGAAGCGCTGCTGCCGGCGTTGCGCGACCGGTACGCGACCGCGTTCCGCGTGACGCTCGCCTCCGCCGTCGCGCGCCGGAAGCCGGACGACTGGGCCGGCCGGCTGCGCACCTGGGTCGAGGTCGCGGTCACCGACTACCTCGAGCGGGCCGCGCTGCACGACGTCGTGTTCCATACGGGAGGAGCGCGCGTGCTCGATCACCACGGCGACTTTCCGGTCGTCGACGACCTCGCCGCGCTGCTGCGCGAGGGCGCGAGAGCCGGCGCGTGGTCGGCCGAGACGCCGCGCCAGACCGCGCTGATGCTCTTCCACGCCCTGCACGGTGCGGTCGACGACACGATCGCCGGCAGCGAGCCCGTCGACCGCAAGCGTCTCACCGTTGCGCTGGTGCGCTTCTTCCGGCGCGCGGTCGCCGCGGTCTGA
- a CDS encoding SDR family NAD(P)-dependent oxidoreductase translates to MNVALITGASSGIGNALVLLAARAGYQVVAIGRNQIALTTLANRVRAEGGEIEVGAFDLADPHSAAAVVALAHRAFGPIELLVANAGAAAVGELSAQSDAALQGQFGLHVIGPVALVREALPDLQARGGHVFLVGSGVARVPIGGMGAYPPSKAALRSAATIVRRELRPRGVAVTYVDPGAVDTAFMTRAGMPGAPPRMLVAPETVARKMLLAVRTRPRELNVAPWQTMAVALAASFPRLTDLLLERMPALTGTQAATTPTVAASTSEALPQPTPPAPEEQPAEPFDAALDPVRRRMERVRMGEPFVRGLLRADAVLDPHEVALAWAGMPNKNERAATVEVLEALADAGFLAREGEHYRVLRAAPD, encoded by the coding sequence ATGAACGTCGCGCTGATCACCGGCGCTTCGTCGGGGATCGGCAACGCGCTGGTGCTGCTGGCCGCGCGCGCCGGCTATCAGGTCGTCGCGATCGGACGCAACCAGATCGCGCTCACCACGCTCGCCAACCGCGTGCGCGCCGAAGGCGGCGAGATCGAGGTCGGCGCGTTCGACCTGGCCGACCCGCACAGCGCGGCGGCCGTCGTCGCGCTGGCGCACCGCGCCTTCGGTCCGATCGAGCTGCTGGTCGCGAACGCCGGCGCGGCGGCGGTTGGCGAGCTGTCGGCGCAGAGCGACGCGGCGCTGCAAGGACAGTTCGGCCTGCACGTGATCGGGCCGGTCGCGCTGGTGCGCGAAGCGCTGCCCGACCTGCAGGCGCGCGGCGGCCACGTCTTCCTGGTCGGCAGCGGCGTCGCACGCGTGCCGATCGGCGGCATGGGCGCGTACCCGCCCTCGAAGGCGGCGCTGCGGTCGGCCGCGACGATCGTGCGCCGCGAGCTGCGGCCGCGCGGCGTCGCGGTGACCTACGTCGATCCCGGCGCGGTCGACACAGCGTTCATGACCCGCGCCGGGATGCCGGGCGCGCCGCCGCGGATGCTCGTCGCGCCCGAGACCGTCGCGCGCAAGATGCTGCTCGCCGTCCGCACTCGCCCCCGCGAGCTGAACGTCGCCCCGTGGCAGACCATGGCCGTCGCGCTGGCCGCGAGCTTCCCGCGCCTGACGGACCTGCTGCTCGAACGAATGCCGGCGCTGACCGGCACGCAGGCGGCGACGACGCCGACCGTCGCGGCGAGCACGTCGGAAGCGTTGCCGCAACCGACTCCGCCCGCGCCGGAAGAGCAGCCGGCGGAGCCGTTCGACGCCGCGCTCGATCCGGTCCGCCGGCGCATGGAACGCGTGCGGATGGGCGAGCCGTTCGTGCGCGGGCTGCTGCGCGCCGACGCGGTGCTCGATCCGCACGAGGTCGCGCTGGCGTGGGCGGGGATGCCGAACAAGAACGAGCGCGCGGCGACGGTCGAGGTGCTCGAAGCGCTGGCCGACGCCGGATTTTTGGCGCGCGAAGGCGAGCACTACCGCGTGCTGCGCGCGGCACCCGACTGA
- a CDS encoding amidohydrolase family protein yields the protein MSTTRPPSSLAIRTGSFCDGTPAAARRNVTLLVEGDRITAIRPNDGPVPADRTLEAACVVPGLINAHAHLEANGEPDLASVIVLRTPLQRALYAAQNARLALQAGVTTVRDLGAADGTAIAVRDAVEKGEHPGPTIIPAGRALCMTGGHGFFMGRETDGPWDARKAVREQRKAGAGVIKLIATGGVLTKGAVPGQDQLTEDEMRAAVDEAHTHGMRVGAHAIGTSGIKNALRAGVDSIEHGHLLDDEAIALFLERGTRLVPTLAAVTCIVENAQNGTQPDFVVRKALELNERAGENVRRAWRAGVRIAGGSDAGTPYNFHQNYAYEVELMVRVLGMAPLEALHAATQSAGELLGVEAGVLDTGRPADVLLLAGDAGTDVRALRDPQAVIKAGAIVHQRA from the coding sequence GTGAGCACCACCCGGCCTCCGTCTTCCCTCGCCATTCGCACCGGTTCGTTCTGCGACGGCACGCCGGCCGCCGCGCGGCGCAACGTGACGCTGCTGGTCGAAGGCGACCGGATCACCGCCATCCGGCCGAACGACGGCCCCGTCCCGGCCGACCGCACGCTGGAGGCGGCCTGCGTCGTCCCGGGGCTGATCAACGCGCACGCGCACCTGGAGGCCAACGGCGAGCCCGACCTGGCCTCGGTGATCGTCTTGCGCACGCCGCTGCAGCGCGCGCTCTACGCCGCGCAGAACGCGCGGTTGGCGCTGCAGGCCGGCGTCACCACCGTGCGCGACCTGGGCGCGGCCGACGGCACCGCGATCGCGGTACGCGACGCGGTCGAAAAGGGCGAGCACCCCGGCCCGACCATCATTCCCGCCGGCCGCGCGCTGTGCATGACCGGCGGGCACGGGTTCTTCATGGGCCGCGAGACCGACGGCCCGTGGGACGCGCGCAAGGCCGTGCGCGAGCAGCGCAAAGCGGGCGCCGGCGTCATCAAGCTGATCGCGACCGGCGGCGTGCTCACCAAGGGCGCCGTGCCGGGACAGGACCAGCTGACCGAGGACGAGATGCGCGCGGCCGTCGACGAGGCGCACACGCACGGGATGCGCGTCGGCGCGCACGCGATCGGCACCAGCGGAATCAAGAACGCGCTGCGCGCCGGCGTCGACTCGATCGAGCACGGGCACCTGCTCGACGACGAGGCGATCGCGCTGTTCCTCGAACGCGGAACGCGCCTGGTGCCGACGCTGGCGGCGGTGACCTGCATCGTCGAGAACGCGCAGAACGGGACGCAGCCGGACTTCGTCGTGCGCAAGGCGCTCGAGCTCAACGAGCGCGCCGGCGAGAACGTGCGCCGCGCCTGGCGGGCCGGCGTGCGCATCGCCGGCGGCTCCGACGCCGGGACGCCGTACAACTTCCATCAGAACTACGCCTACGAAGTCGAGCTGATGGTGCGCGTGCTTGGCATGGCGCCGCTCGAGGCGCTGCACGCGGCGACGCAGAGCGCGGGCGAGCTGCTCGGCGTCGAGGCCGGCGTGCTCGACACCGGACGCCCGGCCGACGTACTGCTGCTGGCGGGCGACGCCGGCACCGACGTGCGCGCGCTGCGCGACCCGCAGGCCGTGATCAAGGCGGGCGCGATCGTTCACCAGCGTGCCTGA
- the purK gene encoding 5-(carboxyamino)imidazole ribonucleotide synthase: protein MIRTIGILGGGQLGRMLTLEAKRMGLRVVTLEPFPDSPTGQVADEQIVAAYDDLRAIGELGARSDVVTYEFENIPLESVLALEADRRIVHPGSTALRITQERIFEKTFVRECGIPTADFAPVRTREELDWAATEIGYPGVLKTTLGGYDGKGQWVVRSPEEAARAWTQAKGRALIWERLIPFDRELSIIAVRNEAGQIVAFPTSENQHDHGVLATTIVPGRIDPAIAARARAYATTIAERLEIVGTFCVEFFQLGDELLVNEIAPRVHNSGHYSLDATQVSQYDLHVRAICGLPLVEPRQFAPAVMVNILGAGAGDTLGGIDELLRERDLKLHLYGKAHAALRRKMGHFTVLGETVDDALAKAERGRNVLHWVDDRAAALR, encoded by the coding sequence GTGATCCGTACGATCGGCATCCTCGGCGGCGGCCAATTGGGCCGCATGCTGACGCTGGAAGCGAAGCGGATGGGCTTGCGCGTCGTCACGCTCGAGCCGTTTCCCGATTCGCCGACCGGTCAGGTCGCCGACGAGCAGATCGTCGCCGCCTACGACGATTTGCGCGCGATCGGCGAGCTGGGCGCGCGCAGCGACGTGGTGACCTACGAGTTCGAGAACATCCCGCTCGAGTCGGTGCTGGCACTCGAAGCCGACCGTCGCATCGTGCACCCGGGCTCGACGGCACTGCGCATCACGCAAGAGCGCATCTTCGAGAAGACCTTCGTGCGCGAGTGCGGGATCCCGACGGCGGACTTCGCCCCGGTGCGCACGCGCGAAGAGCTGGACTGGGCCGCCACCGAGATCGGCTATCCCGGCGTGCTCAAGACGACGCTGGGCGGCTACGACGGCAAAGGTCAGTGGGTCGTGCGCTCGCCCGAGGAGGCCGCGCGGGCGTGGACCCAGGCGAAGGGACGCGCGCTGATCTGGGAGCGGCTGATCCCGTTCGATCGCGAGCTCTCGATCATCGCGGTGCGCAACGAAGCCGGCCAGATCGTCGCCTTCCCGACCTCCGAGAACCAGCACGACCACGGCGTGCTGGCGACGACGATCGTGCCGGGCCGGATCGACCCGGCCATCGCCGCGCGCGCGCGCGCCTACGCCACCACGATCGCCGAGCGGCTCGAGATCGTCGGCACGTTCTGCGTCGAGTTCTTCCAGCTGGGCGACGAGTTGCTCGTCAACGAGATCGCGCCGCGCGTCCACAACAGCGGCCACTACTCGCTCGACGCCACGCAAGTCAGCCAGTACGACCTGCACGTGCGCGCGATCTGCGGTCTGCCGCTGGTCGAGCCGCGCCAGTTCGCGCCGGCGGTGATGGTCAACATCCTGGGTGCGGGCGCCGGCGACACGCTGGGCGGCATCGACGAGCTGTTGCGCGAGCGCGACCTCAAGCTGCACCTCTACGGCAAGGCGCACGCGGCGCTGCGCCGCAAGATGGGCCACTTCACCGTCCTGGGCGAGACCGTCGACGATGCGCTGGCCAAGGCCGAGCGCGGACGAAACGTGTTGCACTGGGTCGACGACCGCGCCGCCGCGCTGCGATGA
- a CDS encoding MFS transporter has product MAIRLSGHQPFVRYFAARTVSEFAYQMAGVAVGWQVYALTRSALALGLIGLTQFVPSALLVFVAGHTADRYDRRRVVAICRVVQGLAAAYLAWGSLAGRLRVPDLFAAVVVLGVAWSFESPADAALLTGVTPAGIFQRAAATVNGAGEVASIAGPAVGGLAYALSPGVPYALIALFSLVAAVLDLTIRLERPITVREASSPREMFAGVAFVRRSPAILGTISLDLFAVLFGGVTALLPIYARDVLHTGPWGLGLLRSAPAIGALVTAALLARHGIARRAGRKMFWAVIAFGAATVVFAVSHLLWLSVLALAALGAADAVSVVVRSALVQLGTPDAMRGRVGAVHYLFVNASNQLGQFESGVTAALLGAMPAAALGGVGTIAVALLWMRLFPGLRAVDRLE; this is encoded by the coding sequence ATGGCGATCCGGCTTTCCGGTCACCAGCCCTTCGTGCGGTACTTCGCGGCCCGTACCGTCTCGGAGTTCGCCTACCAGATGGCCGGCGTCGCGGTCGGGTGGCAGGTCTACGCGCTCACCCGCAGCGCGTTGGCGCTCGGGCTGATCGGCCTGACCCAGTTCGTCCCTTCGGCGCTGCTGGTGTTCGTGGCCGGCCACACGGCGGACCGCTACGACCGCCGGCGCGTCGTCGCGATCTGCCGCGTCGTGCAGGGCCTCGCCGCGGCATACCTCGCCTGGGGCAGCTTAGCGGGCCGGCTGCGCGTGCCGGATCTCTTCGCCGCGGTCGTCGTGCTCGGCGTCGCCTGGTCGTTCGAGAGCCCCGCCGACGCCGCGCTGCTGACCGGTGTGACGCCGGCGGGGATCTTCCAGCGCGCGGCGGCGACCGTCAACGGCGCCGGCGAGGTCGCCTCCATCGCCGGACCCGCGGTGGGCGGGCTGGCCTACGCGCTCTCGCCCGGCGTGCCGTACGCGCTGATCGCCCTCTTCTCGCTGGTCGCGGCGGTGCTCGACCTCACCATCCGGCTCGAGCGGCCGATCACCGTGCGCGAAGCCAGCTCACCGCGCGAGATGTTCGCGGGCGTCGCGTTCGTGCGCCGCAGCCCCGCGATCTTGGGGACCATCTCGCTCGACCTGTTCGCGGTGCTGTTCGGCGGCGTCACCGCGCTGCTCCCGATCTACGCACGCGACGTGCTGCACACCGGGCCGTGGGGCCTCGGCCTCTTGCGCAGCGCGCCGGCGATCGGCGCGCTGGTGACGGCCGCACTGCTCGCCCGTCACGGGATCGCGCGCCGTGCCGGGCGCAAGATGTTCTGGGCCGTGATCGCGTTCGGGGCGGCGACGGTCGTGTTCGCCGTCTCGCACCTGCTGTGGCTCTCGGTGCTGGCGCTGGCGGCGCTCGGTGCGGCCGACGCGGTGAGCGTCGTGGTGCGCTCGGCGCTGGTGCAACTCGGAACGCCGGACGCGATGCGCGGCCGCGTCGGCGCCGTCCACTACCTGTTCGTCAACGCCTCCAACCAGCTCGGCCAGTTCGAGAGCGGCGTCACCGCGGCGCTGCTCGGCGCGATGCCGGCCGCGGCGCTGGGCGGCGTCGGCACGATCGCGGTCGCGCTGCTGTGGATGCGGCTCTTCCCCGGCCTGCGCGCCGTCGACCGGCTCGAATGA
- the purE gene encoding 5-(carboxyamino)imidazole ribonucleotide mutase translates to MNGAPRVGIIMGSKSDLETMRAAATTLQELGVPFELKVVSAHRTPDLMFRYASEAAGRGLQVIIAGAGGAAHLPGMVATKTDLPVVGVPVESKALKGLDSLLSIAQMPAGVPVATMAIGGAANAALFAARILALHDPALAQRLAERRERVAAEVEATAL, encoded by the coding sequence GTGAACGGAGCGCCTCGCGTCGGCATTATCATGGGCTCGAAGTCGGACCTGGAGACGATGCGGGCGGCCGCGACCACCCTGCAGGAGCTGGGCGTCCCCTTCGAGCTCAAGGTCGTCTCGGCGCACCGCACGCCCGACCTGATGTTCCGCTATGCGAGCGAAGCGGCCGGGCGCGGTCTGCAGGTCATCATCGCGGGCGCCGGCGGCGCCGCGCACCTGCCGGGGATGGTCGCGACCAAGACCGATCTGCCGGTCGTCGGCGTGCCGGTCGAGTCGAAGGCGCTCAAGGGCCTCGACTCGCTGCTCTCGATCGCGCAGATGCCGGCCGGCGTGCCGGTCGCGACGATGGCGATCGGCGGCGCCGCCAACGCGGCGCTCTTCGCCGCGCGCATCCTCGCGCTGCACGACCCGGCGCTCGCGCAACGGTTGGCGGAGCGCCGCGAACGCGTCGCGGCCGAGGTCGAGGCGACCGCGCTGTGA
- a CDS encoding aldolase/citrate lyase family protein, with translation MRENTLKRRLDAGETVHGAWLMLAEPLAAEAMASAGFDWLLIDMEHGPIPLQVAATMVTALRAAGVTPFVRPAWNEPAQIQRVLDLGCSGIVVPVVNTADDARRVVRDARFPPLGERSRGAVRANLAFGTDGNTYSERANDEVLVYVQIETEEAVENCAAIAAVPGVDGVFLGPNDLAASGGKRWPDVWKRDEVYMKKIAHVAQVARAAGKHAGILARDGAMAGEMAAAGYDFVGVSSDINYLMGTAKRELEAARRGTG, from the coding sequence GTGCGCGAGAATACCCTCAAACGCCGGCTCGACGCCGGCGAGACCGTCCACGGCGCGTGGCTGATGCTGGCCGAGCCGCTGGCGGCCGAAGCGATGGCCAGCGCGGGCTTCGATTGGCTCTTGATCGACATGGAACACGGGCCGATTCCCTTGCAGGTCGCGGCGACGATGGTGACCGCGCTGCGCGCGGCCGGCGTGACGCCGTTCGTGCGGCCGGCCTGGAACGAACCGGCGCAGATCCAGCGCGTGCTCGACCTGGGCTGTTCGGGGATCGTCGTCCCGGTCGTCAACACCGCCGACGACGCGCGGCGGGTCGTGCGCGACGCCCGCTTCCCGCCCCTGGGCGAGCGCAGCCGCGGCGCGGTGCGCGCCAACCTCGCCTTCGGCACCGACGGCAACACCTACAGCGAACGGGCCAACGACGAAGTGCTGGTCTACGTGCAGATCGAGACGGAGGAAGCCGTCGAGAACTGTGCGGCGATCGCCGCCGTCCCGGGCGTCGACGGCGTGTTCCTGGGCCCGAACGACCTCGCCGCGTCGGGCGGCAAGCGCTGGCCGGACGTCTGGAAGCGCGACGAGGTCTACATGAAGAAGATCGCGCACGTCGCGCAGGTCGCGCGCGCGGCCGGCAAGCACGCCGGCATCCTCGCGCGTGACGGCGCGATGGCCGGCGAGATGGCCGCCGCCGGCTACGATTTCGTCGGCGTCTCGAGCGACATCAACTACCTGATGGGGACCGCGAAGCGCGAGCTCGAGGCGGCGCGGCGCGGAACGGGATGA